Proteins co-encoded in one Desulfallas thermosapovorans DSM 6562 genomic window:
- the tgt gene encoding tRNA guanosine(34) transglycosylase Tgt, whose amino-acid sequence MAISFTITKEDQQSRARLGLLATPHGTVQTPIFMPVGTQATVKTMTPDEVRACGGALVLSNTYHLYLRPGHDLVAKAGGLHKFMRWDGPILTDSGGFQVFSLGPLRKVTDQGVNFRSHIDGSEHSFTPEKSMEIQMALGADVAMAFDECAPYPSSYEQTRAAMERTTRWAERCRLRHDRDDQALFGIIQGGMYRDLRLQSAAELAALDFPGYGIGGLSVGEPKPLMYEVLDYLVPAMPREKPRYLMGVGSPDCLLEGVHRGVDMFDCVLPTRIARNGTVFTRDGKLVVRNAEYARDFEPLDPECDCYACRNFSRAYIRHLIKANEVLGIRLTTLHNLRFVLRLMEDIRAAIAGDYFVAYKDDFLKRFKMD is encoded by the coding sequence ATGGCTATCAGTTTTACGATTACCAAAGAGGATCAACAGTCAAGGGCCAGGTTGGGTTTACTCGCTACTCCCCACGGTACGGTGCAGACGCCTATTTTTATGCCGGTGGGCACCCAGGCCACTGTAAAAACCATGACCCCCGATGAAGTACGTGCTTGTGGCGGGGCATTGGTACTGAGCAACACCTATCACCTGTATTTACGGCCGGGCCATGATTTGGTGGCCAAGGCCGGTGGATTGCATAAATTTATGCGCTGGGACGGTCCCATTTTAACGGACAGCGGTGGTTTTCAGGTATTTAGCCTGGGACCGTTACGTAAAGTCACCGATCAGGGCGTAAACTTCCGCAGTCATATTGATGGCTCGGAACATTCCTTTACCCCGGAGAAATCCATGGAGATCCAAATGGCCCTTGGTGCGGATGTGGCCATGGCCTTTGACGAGTGTGCCCCCTACCCCAGCAGCTATGAACAAACGCGGGCAGCCATGGAACGTACCACCCGATGGGCCGAGCGTTGCCGCTTGCGCCATGACCGGGATGACCAGGCGCTGTTCGGCATTATTCAAGGGGGCATGTACCGCGATTTGCGTTTACAAAGCGCAGCTGAGCTTGCTGCATTGGATTTTCCCGGTTACGGTATCGGCGGGTTGAGCGTGGGGGAACCGAAACCGCTGATGTATGAGGTGCTGGACTACCTGGTGCCCGCCATGCCCCGGGAAAAACCCCGGTATTTAATGGGGGTGGGTTCACCGGATTGCCTGCTGGAAGGAGTTCACCGGGGTGTGGATATGTTTGACTGTGTACTGCCCACCCGGATTGCCCGCAATGGTACGGTTTTTACCCGGGATGGTAAACTGGTGGTGCGCAATGCCGAGTATGCCCGGGATTTTGAGCCGCTGGATCCCGAGTGCGATTGTTATGCCTGCCGCAATTTTTCACGGGCGTATATAAGGCACTTGATCAAAGCCAATGAGGTGCTGGGTATAAGGTTAACCACTTTACATAATTTGCGCTTTGTGTTGCGGCTGATGGAAGATATCCGGGCTGCCATAGCCGGAGATTACTTTGTTGCTTACAAGGATGATTTTCTAAAACGGTTTAAAATGGATTAG
- the queA gene encoding tRNA preQ1(34) S-adenosylmethionine ribosyltransferase-isomerase QueA, translated as MKVTDFEYYLPDELIAQEPAPVRDESRLMVLRKNGGEPEHRLFKDIVEYIKPQDVLVINDTRVIPARLWGKKEGTGTTIEVLLLTRRDEHTWETLVRPGRRVPPGTNIIFDAELTGTVEAVVGEGCRLIKFQYQGVFEQLLDKLGVMPLPPYIRKQPADPKRYQTVYAREPGSAAAPTAGLHFTPELLQRIRDQGTSIVPVLLHVGLGTFRPVKVDEVARHRMHAEYYSVSVETARVINEARARGGRVIAVGTTTTRCLETAAREKGAVKPGAGWTEIFIYPGYHFQAVDGLVTNFHLPRSTLLMMVSALVGRERLLDAYARAVQLRYRFFSFGDAMLII; from the coding sequence ATGAAGGTAACCGATTTTGAATATTATTTGCCCGATGAATTAATAGCCCAGGAGCCTGCCCCTGTGCGGGATGAATCCAGGCTCATGGTGCTGCGTAAAAACGGTGGGGAGCCGGAGCACAGGCTGTTTAAGGATATTGTTGAGTATATTAAACCGCAGGATGTGCTGGTGATCAATGATACCAGGGTAATTCCGGCACGACTTTGGGGTAAAAAAGAAGGTACGGGAACAACCATAGAAGTGCTGCTGTTGACCCGCCGGGATGAGCACACATGGGAGACACTGGTACGTCCCGGGAGGCGTGTTCCTCCCGGCACCAATATTATATTTGACGCTGAACTCACCGGTACCGTGGAAGCTGTGGTGGGTGAGGGCTGCCGCCTGATCAAGTTTCAATATCAGGGCGTATTCGAGCAGCTGCTGGACAAATTGGGGGTTATGCCCCTGCCGCCGTATATCAGGAAGCAGCCTGCCGACCCTAAGCGTTATCAGACGGTCTATGCCCGTGAGCCCGGCTCAGCCGCCGCACCCACCGCCGGCCTGCATTTTACACCTGAGCTGCTGCAGAGGATCAGAGATCAGGGTACATCCATTGTACCCGTGCTGCTGCATGTGGGACTGGGCACCTTTAGGCCGGTTAAAGTGGACGAGGTAGCCAGGCACAGAATGCATGCCGAGTATTATTCTGTGTCCGTAGAAACCGCCCGGGTGATTAATGAAGCCAGAGCCCGGGGCGGCCGGGTAATTGCGGTGGGCACCACCACCACCCGGTGCCTGGAAACTGCCGCCCGGGAAAAAGGTGCAGTCAAACCGGGGGCGGGGTGGACCGAAATATTTATTTATCCCGGCTATCATTTTCAAGCGGTGGATGGATTGGTAACAAATTTTCATTTACCCCGCAGCACGTTGCTCATGATGGTAAGTGCACTGGTGGGGCGGGAGAGATTGCTGGACGCCTATGCCCGGGCGGTGCAGTTGCGCTACCGGTTTTTCAGCTTTGGCGATGCTATGCTTATCATATGA
- a CDS encoding SpoIID/LytB domain-containing protein, translating into MTSGVVIKHCRPGLLVGMAILLLVVFWPGGTARGDVQVVPHTVRVGLAQNMPQVSFVLQGDYKLVNIHTGQVIAGDGEGRWTVEYAGGLCRVLRNGEHVGLYNGPIKAESLDAATRAVLSGDGTLIYKDSLAGLVVQGYGASAANLYDGKAGLYALDASGQAKQLSRGGLNIAAVEKGGQLKHYRGNIEIRPSESGLTVINELPIEQYLYGVLPGEMPVSFPAEALKAQAVAARSYLITQLGSYTSYGFDVLDNQSNQVYLGYDGENPATNLAVDATSGMVLVHRGRPVAAFFHASSGGCTENSEDVWFDSLSYIRGQDDPLDYNIKHYDWSLSYSGDELVALVNRQLKKYINEFTELSAITDLRAVEYTASGQRVKKLLIEGLDAGGGLQVYTVANADRVRSVLGLNSALFTMQKETGAGDIISRVTFTGNGLGHGLGMSQYGAAGWASQGYSFQDILQYYYTNVKLVENYGA; encoded by the coding sequence ATGACTTCAGGTGTTGTTATTAAACACTGTCGCCCGGGTTTGTTGGTGGGGATGGCGATATTGCTGCTGGTTGTGTTTTGGCCCGGGGGTACGGCCCGGGGGGATGTGCAGGTGGTTCCCCATACCGTGCGGGTTGGACTGGCGCAAAATATGCCGCAGGTATCCTTTGTGCTGCAAGGTGATTACAAGTTGGTCAATATTCATACCGGTCAGGTAATTGCAGGGGATGGGGAAGGACGCTGGACGGTGGAGTATGCCGGTGGCCTGTGCCGGGTGCTCAGGAATGGGGAACATGTGGGACTATACAACGGCCCCATTAAAGCCGAAAGCCTGGATGCCGCCACAAGAGCTGTATTATCCGGTGATGGTACTTTAATATATAAGGATTCCCTGGCGGGCCTGGTTGTACAGGGTTACGGTGCTAGCGCAGCAAACCTGTATGACGGCAAGGCAGGCCTGTATGCCCTTGACGCAAGCGGTCAGGCCAAACAACTTTCCCGGGGTGGATTGAATATTGCTGCTGTAGAAAAGGGCGGGCAATTAAAACATTACCGGGGCAATATAGAAATCAGGCCGTCTGAAAGCGGCCTGACCGTAATCAATGAGTTGCCCATTGAACAGTACCTGTATGGTGTGCTGCCGGGGGAAATGCCCGTGTCCTTCCCCGCGGAAGCGCTTAAAGCTCAAGCGGTGGCGGCACGCAGTTATTTAATTACCCAGCTGGGCAGTTACACCAGTTATGGCTTTGATGTGCTGGACAACCAGTCCAACCAGGTATACCTGGGATATGACGGGGAAAACCCGGCCACTAACCTAGCTGTTGATGCCACCAGTGGCATGGTGCTGGTTCATCGCGGCCGGCCGGTGGCGGCATTTTTCCATGCTTCCAGCGGCGGTTGTACAGAAAACAGCGAAGATGTCTGGTTTGATTCTTTAAGTTATATCAGGGGTCAGGATGATCCCCTGGATTACAATATTAAACATTATGACTGGTCACTTAGTTATTCGGGTGATGAACTGGTTGCGCTGGTCAACCGGCAATTGAAGAAATATATCAATGAATTTACAGAGCTTAGTGCTATAACGGATTTAAGGGCAGTGGAATATACGGCTTCCGGGCAAAGGGTTAAAAAGCTGTTAATTGAGGGTTTGGATGCTGGTGGCGGGCTGCAGGTGTATACTGTTGCCAATGCCGACCGGGTGCGCAGCGTGCTGGGTTTGAACAGTGCACTATTTACTATGCAAAAGGAAACGGGTGCCGGTGATATAATCAGCAGGGTAACCTTTACCGGCAACGGCCTGGGGCACGGACTCGGTATGTCGCAATACGGTGCAGCTGGTTGGGCGTCTCAAGGTTATAGTTTCCAGGATATTTTGCAATACTATTATACAAATGTTAAATTGGTAGAAAATTACGGGGCGTAA
- a CDS encoding DUF2905 domain-containing protein, which produces MNSLAGMGKIIIMIGIFMVITGGLLLLAGKIPGLGRLPGDIFVQRGNFTFYFPVVTMIIVSIVLTLLVNLLFRR; this is translated from the coding sequence ATGAATTCCCTGGCAGGTATGGGTAAAATTATAATAATGATAGGCATATTTATGGTGATAACAGGTGGTCTTTTACTGCTGGCGGGCAAAATTCCCGGTTTAGGCCGGCTGCCCGGCGATATATTTGTACAAAGAGGTAATTTTACCTTTTATTTTCCCGTGGTTACCATGATCATTGTCAGTATTGTCTTAACGCTACTGGTAAACCTGTTATTCAGAAGGTAG
- a CDS encoding epoxyqueuosine reductase QueH, whose translation MKILLHTCCGPCTIYPLKQLRSENHEVYGYFCNPNIHPYTEWQRRKETLLDYARSNNLQVIVNDDYDLEGYLREVVHRESVRCRYCYIMRLRQTAQVARHGKFDAFSTTLLVSPFQKHDLIAEIGRAVGEEAGVPFYYHDFRSGFREATELSRSLNMYRQQYCGCIYSERERYDKQYRSKKGSGGKS comes from the coding sequence ATGAAAATTTTATTGCATACCTGTTGCGGTCCCTGTACTATATACCCGCTGAAACAATTAAGGTCCGAAAATCATGAGGTGTATGGTTATTTCTGTAATCCCAACATCCATCCCTATACCGAGTGGCAGAGAAGGAAAGAAACCCTGCTGGATTATGCCCGGAGCAACAATTTGCAGGTAATTGTAAACGACGACTACGATTTGGAAGGTTATTTAAGGGAGGTGGTGCACAGGGAAAGCGTGCGCTGCCGGTACTGTTATATCATGCGCCTGCGTCAGACGGCCCAGGTAGCACGGCATGGCAAGTTTGATGCTTTCAGCACCACTTTACTGGTCAGCCCTTTTCAAAAACATGATTTAATTGCCGAAATTGGCCGGGCAGTGGGTGAGGAAGCAGGGGTACCTTTTTATTATCATGATTTCAGGTCGGGGTTCCGGGAGGCCACGGAGTTGTCCCGCTCCCTTAACATGTACAGGCAGCAGTATTGCGGCTGCATTTACAGCGAAAGGGAACGTTATGACAAACAGTATAGAAGTAAAAAAGGTTCAGGGGGGAAAAGCTGA
- the ruvB gene encoding Holliday junction branch migration DNA helicase RuvB — protein MENLNRERIITAALREEDTDTEVSLRPRKLSEYIGQDKVKETIGIFIQAALQRGETLDHVLLFGPPGLGKTTLANIISNELGVNIRTTSGPAIERAGDLAAILTNLQQGDVLFIDEVHRLSRTVEEILYPAMEDFSLDIIIGKGPGARSIRIDLPRFTLIGATTRAGLMTSPLRDRFGVISRLDYYHPADLVTIITRAAKILGVVIDEEGAGEIARRSRGTPRIANRLLKRVRDYAQVKADGIINRGVATEALEFFEVDPLGLDQADRRVLSAVITKFAGGPVGVETIAAATGEEAGTIEDVYEPYLLQLGLLARTPRGRVATPAAYQHLGLEMPGAKQPTLW, from the coding sequence ATGGAGAATTTGAATCGAGAAAGAATAATAACTGCTGCCCTGAGGGAAGAAGATACAGATACCGAAGTTAGCTTGCGGCCTCGCAAGCTGAGTGAATATATCGGGCAGGATAAAGTGAAGGAAACTATTGGCATATTTATTCAGGCTGCACTGCAGCGGGGAGAAACGCTGGATCATGTGCTTCTGTTCGGGCCGCCCGGTTTGGGTAAAACTACACTGGCCAATATTATTTCCAATGAACTGGGGGTCAACATTCGCACAACTTCAGGACCGGCCATTGAAAGGGCCGGAGATTTGGCGGCTATTTTAACCAACCTGCAGCAAGGCGATGTCCTATTTATCGACGAAGTGCACCGCCTTAGCCGCACGGTTGAGGAGATATTGTATCCGGCCATGGAGGACTTCTCTCTGGATATTATTATTGGCAAGGGGCCCGGGGCCCGTTCCATAAGAATTGATTTACCACGTTTTACTCTGATCGGCGCCACCACCAGGGCAGGTTTGATGACTTCCCCCCTGCGAGACCGGTTTGGTGTCATCAGCAGGCTGGATTATTATCACCCTGCTGATTTGGTTACCATAATCACCAGGGCGGCCAAAATTTTAGGCGTGGTTATTGATGAAGAGGGTGCGGGAGAAATCGCCCGCCGTTCCCGGGGCACTCCCCGCATAGCCAATCGTTTACTGAAAAGGGTGCGTGATTATGCCCAGGTCAAAGCGGACGGGATTATTAACCGGGGGGTGGCTACCGAAGCGCTGGAATTTTTTGAGGTGGACCCCCTGGGGTTGGACCAGGCCGACCGTCGCGTATTATCCGCTGTCATAACCAAATTTGCCGGCGGACCCGTGGGGGTGGAAACCATTGCGGCGGCTACAGGTGAGGAAGCCGGGACTATAGAGGACGTGTATGAACCATACCTGCTACAGTTGGGGCTGTTAGCCCGCACCCCGCGCGGTAGGGTGGCCACGCCTGCTGCTTATCAACACCTTGGCCTGGAAATGCCCGGAGCAAAACAGCCCACATTGTGGTAA
- the ruvA gene encoding Holliday junction branch migration protein RuvA: MIAFLRGAVAGVENETVVLDVHGVGYKVNVTAACAASLAGQVDKEVFLHTHMIVREDDMQLYGFFSADEINVFLLLLGVNGVGPRAALAVLSHLTPQGLARAVTLGDLTALTKVPGVGKKIAQRIVLELKDKFKKLAVKDAAVPPQPGETAVTGAAGDALAGLMALGYGAGEARAAVHRAMNLAVGNNPGVAELIKLSLRFLDKSK; this comes from the coding sequence ATGATAGCTTTTTTAAGAGGCGCGGTGGCCGGCGTGGAAAATGAGACAGTGGTACTCGATGTGCATGGAGTTGGTTACAAGGTTAATGTAACAGCTGCCTGCGCTGCCAGTTTGGCGGGGCAAGTGGATAAGGAAGTTTTTTTGCACACGCATATGATTGTCCGGGAAGATGACATGCAGCTCTATGGTTTTTTTAGCGCAGACGAAATAAATGTTTTTCTTTTATTGCTGGGAGTTAACGGCGTGGGACCACGGGCCGCTCTGGCGGTTTTATCTCATCTAACGCCCCAGGGGTTGGCCCGGGCTGTGACGCTGGGTGATTTAACCGCTCTCACTAAAGTGCCGGGGGTGGGCAAAAAAATTGCCCAGCGCATTGTGCTGGAGTTAAAGGATAAATTTAAAAAGTTAGCTGTTAAAGACGCTGCAGTTCCACCGCAGCCCGGTGAAACAGCGGTGACCGGTGCAGCCGGTGATGCCCTGGCCGGTCTTATGGCACTGGGCTACGGGGCGGGCGAGGCCAGGGCTGCCGTGCACCGGGCAATGAATCTGGCGGTGGGTAACAATCCTGGTGTGGCGGAGCTAATCAAGCTGTCCCTGCGTTTTTTGGATAAATCCAAATAA
- the ruvC gene encoding crossover junction endodeoxyribonuclease RuvC: MRVLGVDPGIAITGYGIVDYAGNSFMPVTYGAIRSAADMQPHMRLYKLYNELTDLIVQYRPQCLAVEELFFNRNVRTAMSVGQARGVIILAAAQANLAVYEYTPLQVKQSVVGRGRADKQQVQYMIKIILNLPVIPRPDDVADALAVAVCHINNNSGGLTIK, translated from the coding sequence TTGCGTGTTTTGGGAGTGGACCCCGGAATTGCTATAACAGGCTATGGTATTGTGGACTATGCCGGTAACAGCTTTATGCCGGTGACATATGGTGCTATACGCAGTGCGGCGGATATGCAGCCGCATATGAGATTATATAAATTGTATAATGAGCTGACAGACTTGATAGTTCAATATCGTCCCCAGTGTTTAGCCGTGGAAGAATTATTTTTTAATCGCAACGTGCGCACCGCCATGTCCGTGGGGCAGGCCCGGGGTGTGATTATACTGGCCGCGGCTCAAGCAAATCTTGCGGTTTACGAGTACACGCCTTTACAGGTGAAACAGTCTGTGGTGGGTCGTGGCCGGGCTGATAAACAACAGGTGCAATATATGATAAAAATTATACTGAATTTGCCGGTTATTCCCCGCCCGGATGATGTGGCGGACGCCCTGGCCGTGGCGGTCTGTCATATTAATAACAACAGTGGTGGTCTAACTATAAAATAA
- a CDS encoding YebC/PmpR family DNA-binding transcriptional regulator, producing the protein MSGHSKWSTIKRKKAKVDSQRGKIFTKLAKEIIAAARQGGGDPEANLRLKNAIAKAKEVNIPNENIQRAIKRGTGELSGANYEELTYEGYGPGGVAVMLDIMTDNRNRTAGEIRHLFSKYGGNLGETGCVSWMFDTRGVLIIEKANLKVDTDEFLLTALDAGALDVKEEDDSLEVITEPDALNQVAETLEVEGVVISHSEVTRIPQNTVVLTGSQQEQMLKLMEMLEDHDDVQEVYANFDILDEE; encoded by the coding sequence ATGTCAGGGCACTCTAAATGGTCAACTATAAAAAGAAAAAAAGCCAAAGTTGATTCGCAGCGAGGCAAGATTTTTACTAAACTGGCTAAAGAAATAATTGCTGCGGCCAGGCAGGGCGGCGGTGACCCGGAAGCTAATTTGCGATTGAAAAACGCCATTGCCAAAGCCAAGGAAGTAAATATACCCAACGAAAACATACAACGAGCCATAAAGCGCGGCACCGGTGAACTGAGTGGTGCCAATTACGAGGAATTAACTTATGAAGGATACGGTCCCGGGGGAGTGGCCGTGATGCTGGATATCATGACGGACAACCGTAACCGCACCGCCGGTGAAATAAGGCACCTGTTTTCCAAGTATGGTGGTAATCTGGGTGAAACCGGTTGTGTTTCCTGGATGTTTGATACTCGCGGGGTACTGATCATTGAAAAGGCCAACCTTAAAGTGGATACAGATGAATTTTTGCTGACCGCTCTTGACGCCGGTGCTTTGGACGTCAAGGAGGAAGATGACAGCCTGGAGGTAATTACTGAACCCGATGCATTGAACCAGGTAGCTGAGACACTGGAGGTGGAAGGGGTGGTCATAAGCCATTCCGAAGTAACCAGAATACCCCAAAATACGGTGGTGCTTACCGGTAGCCAGCAGGAACAAATGCTTAAACTGATGGAGATGCTGGAGGATCATGACGATGTACAGGAAGTCTACGCAAATTTTGATATTTTAGACGAGGAATAG
- the nadE gene encoding NAD(+) synthase: MQIENLAKKIEGWLLEQVSDRGAKGFVVGLSGGIDSAVVAALCRNVCPQNTLGVIMPCYSNPEDARHAQLLAESIGIEYKTVILDKPFAEMVKLLTGEDFNPDNKDLAIANIKPRLRMTTLYYHAARRQSLVVGTGNRSELTVGYFTKYGDGGVDLLPIANLVKKQVVELARLLEIPAPIINKPPSAGLWEGQSDEKEMGITYEELDRYILTGQADDRVRKKVDELAMKSLHKKQLPAMPQL, translated from the coding sequence ATGCAAATTGAAAACCTGGCCAAAAAAATTGAGGGTTGGTTGCTGGAACAGGTTAGCGATAGAGGAGCCAAGGGTTTTGTTGTGGGGTTGAGCGGCGGTATTGATTCAGCTGTTGTTGCGGCATTGTGCCGAAATGTTTGTCCCCAAAATACTCTTGGAGTGATTATGCCCTGTTATAGTAACCCCGAGGACGCCCGGCATGCGCAGTTGCTGGCTGAGTCAATAGGTATCGAATATAAAACAGTGATTTTGGACAAACCCTTTGCTGAAATGGTGAAACTGTTGACCGGTGAAGATTTTAACCCGGATAATAAGGATTTGGCGATTGCCAATATCAAGCCGCGGCTTAGAATGACCACCCTTTATTATCACGCAGCCAGAAGGCAGAGCCTGGTGGTGGGCACCGGTAACCGCAGTGAACTTACTGTGGGCTATTTTACCAAATACGGTGACGGCGGAGTAGATTTGCTGCCTATAGCCAATCTGGTTAAGAAACAGGTTGTTGAGCTGGCCAGACTGCTTGAAATTCCCGCCCCTATCATTAATAAGCCGCCCTCCGCGGGTTTGTGGGAGGGACAAAGTGATGAAAAAGAAATGGGTATCACCTATGAAGAGCTGGATAGATATATTTTAACTGGACAGGCTGACGACCGGGTGCGAAAAAAAGTGGACGAACTGGCCATGAAAAGTTTGCATAAAAAACAGCTGCCGGCCATGCCTCAGCTTTAA
- a CDS encoding CCA tRNA nucleotidyltransferase, whose protein sequence is MQVNEVLNMVNVVSKGYCFLVGGSVRDLLLGRAPRDIDLVVYGRARDLVCKLVGVNGIRTVVLNKEHDLVRVVLLSNMYHVDITGLGSEELPLDLRRRDFTINAMALPVKDYLQGDWSGLVIDPLGGLSDLREGVIRACSTASFNKDPIRVLRAVRLQAQLGFNIAPGTMELMQNLQRPLSTAPGERVWEEFRLILDLPNASDIIDVLAQRIKALEQIFPEIELMRRMEQNYYHTDNVWDHCFKTLVEFERLTRDESLRVGENYWRGEKRLPVIKLACLFHDVGKLKTSGMREDGRITFYGHHQAGGPMAENIGHRLKMSKREIQLFRRLVEWHMQPLFLYKNNPPSSKSVFRFFRHLGQDTPACLLLSLADVTSSRRATGKLALAEEYKKYILHLLRQYKEKKDQVFNHKTLLDGKEICSIFGLKPCPLVGRLKNDLWDAQMEGKVTTRQEALEFLHSKIKR, encoded by the coding sequence ATGCAGGTAAACGAGGTTCTTAACATGGTTAATGTTGTTTCCAAGGGTTATTGCTTCCTGGTTGGCGGTAGTGTAAGAGACCTTCTGTTAGGACGTGCCCCCAGGGATATTGACCTGGTGGTATACGGGCGGGCCCGGGATTTAGTTTGTAAGTTAGTAGGAGTGAACGGTATCCGTACTGTGGTGTTAAATAAGGAACATGATCTAGTCCGGGTTGTTTTGCTCTCCAATATGTATCATGTGGATATTACCGGCCTTGGTAGCGAAGAATTGCCGTTGGATTTAAGAAGGCGTGATTTTACCATAAACGCTATGGCCCTTCCGGTGAAGGATTACCTGCAGGGAGATTGGTCCGGTCTGGTGATTGATCCCCTGGGCGGTCTGTCGGATTTGCGCGAGGGGGTTATCAGGGCTTGCTCAACTGCGTCTTTTAATAAGGATCCCATAAGGGTTTTACGGGCTGTAAGGCTGCAAGCACAGTTAGGTTTTAATATCGCGCCGGGTACCATGGAGTTGATGCAAAATTTGCAAAGACCCTTATCAACCGCACCGGGGGAGCGGGTGTGGGAAGAATTTCGCCTGATATTGGATTTGCCCAATGCTTCGGACATTATTGATGTACTGGCGCAGCGAATAAAGGCATTGGAACAAATTTTTCCGGAAATAGAACTTATGCGGCGTATGGAACAAAACTATTATCACACTGATAATGTCTGGGATCATTGTTTTAAAACGCTGGTGGAATTTGAACGCTTGACCCGGGACGAATCTCTGCGGGTTGGGGAAAATTATTGGCGCGGGGAAAAGCGACTTCCCGTTATTAAGTTGGCCTGTTTGTTTCATGATGTGGGTAAACTTAAAACCAGCGGCATGCGGGAAGACGGGCGCATAACTTTTTACGGCCATCACCAGGCCGGCGGGCCGATGGCGGAGAATATCGGGCACCGTTTAAAGATGAGCAAGCGGGAAATACAGCTATTCCGACGCCTGGTGGAATGGCACATGCAACCGCTGTTTCTTTACAAAAACAATCCCCCGTCTTCTAAATCAGTATTCCGTTTTTTTCGCCATTTGGGCCAAGACACTCCGGCTTGTCTGCTGCTAAGCTTGGCTGATGTGACCAGCAGCCGCAGAGCCACGGGAAAGCTTGCATTGGCTGAAGAATATAAAAAATATATTTTGCATTTACTTCGTCAATATAAGGAGAAAAAAGATCAGGTATTTAACCATAAAACATTACTGGATGGAAAGGAAATTTGCAGCATATTCGGTCTGAAACCATGTCCTCTGGTCGGCAGATTGAAAAATGATTTATGGGATGCACAAATGGAAGGAAAAGTTACTACCCGGCAGGAGGCGTTGGAATTTTTGCATAGTAAAATAAAAAGGTAA
- a CDS encoding putative RNA methyltransferase, which produces MSENKRKTAKTGLLAQNTNLFRCPLCSGSMQLLHLKSLICANNHCFDLSKHGYINMLTHPQHTKYDKMMFKSRRIVSKSGFFAPLDEKIIEIIMDNSETAGALLTVLDAGCGEGSRLAGLQEKITRRFQRDFLGVGLDISKDGIIIASKDYKNNIWCVGDLARAPFADRKFNIILNILSPANYMEFRRMITDDSIIIKVIPERCHLQELRAVFYQHTDKQNYSNDDTLELFKTNFKLKEIKRVHYKYALEHTGIEPLIRMTPLSWGTTEERLQKAREMNLREVTVDLIILVGGN; this is translated from the coding sequence ATGTCCGAAAATAAGAGGAAAACAGCAAAAACAGGTCTGCTGGCGCAAAATACGAACCTTTTTAGGTGCCCGCTATGTTCCGGTTCGATGCAATTATTGCATTTAAAAAGTTTGATCTGCGCCAATAATCATTGCTTTGACTTATCCAAGCATGGATATATAAATATGCTGACCCATCCCCAGCATACTAAATACGATAAAATGATGTTTAAATCCAGACGGATAGTTAGTAAAAGTGGCTTTTTTGCACCTTTGGATGAAAAAATTATTGAGATAATAATGGATAACAGTGAAACTGCCGGTGCACTATTAACGGTATTGGATGCAGGGTGTGGCGAAGGTTCTCGTTTGGCTGGTTTACAAGAGAAAATTACCCGCAGATTTCAAAGGGATTTTTTGGGGGTGGGGCTGGATATATCAAAAGATGGTATCATTATAGCCTCCAAGGATTATAAAAACAATATATGGTGTGTGGGAGATTTGGCCAGAGCCCCCTTTGCCGACCGGAAGTTTAATATTATCCTCAATATCCTGTCGCCTGCTAATTATATGGAGTTTCGCAGAATGATTACAGATGATAGCATAATTATCAAGGTAATTCCCGAGCGATGCCACCTGCAAGAACTAAGGGCCGTTTTTTATCAACATACCGATAAACAGAATTATTCCAACGACGATACCCTGGAGCTTTTTAAAACTAATTTCAAGCTCAAGGAAATAAAACGGGTACATTACAAGTATGCTTTAGAACACACTGGTATTGAACCGCTCATCCGGATGACGCCCTTATCCTGGGGAACAACGGAAGAGCGATTGCAAAAAGCCCGGGAGATGAATTTAAGGGAGGTCACTGTAGATCTAATCATACTGGTTGGAGGTAACTAA